In Cuculus canorus isolate bCucCan1 chromosome 8, bCucCan1.pri, whole genome shotgun sequence, a single genomic region encodes these proteins:
- the ACOT11 gene encoding acyl-coenzyme A thioesterase 11 isoform X1 has translation MTLHHTGSGGRQWLCGTRHTSCLIPARRQLPASSSSSAGPAVTGATLLLSRCLLKMVKENLVVPEEILSFCCNGLQGSTSPPRAWEPGKQEEVPQAMASPLPACNPTEVQMSQLVLPCHTNHRGELSIGQLLKWIDTAACLSAERHAGCPCVTASMDDIYFEHTISRSYINPPGQQDGKSGVCVGQVVNIKAKVNRAFNSSMEVGIQVRYEDLCSGKHYSICKAYATFVAQGPSGSKVKLKPLTPQTEEEKIEYSIAAERRRMRLVHKDTLKDLLTRSPRETELETRDGSVAVPAEKTRVESVELVLPPHANHQGNTFGGQIMAWMENVATIAASRLCHAHPTLRAIEMFHFRGPSQVGDRLVLKAIVNNAFKNSMEVGVCAEAYGQEMSVSRRHINSAFMTFEVLDQEGRPRTLPMVAPEPGDGERRYREASARKKIRLDRKYVVSCKQTEVPLSVPWDQSNKVYLSYNNVSALKTLVAKTNWALAREKEKVRMYTLEEDKFLSFRIEISVHIAASRAFFLLSDLQRRHEWDSHYASAEIVQQVDDDDMIYHVVSQTLSCENKPQDFVILASRRKPCSKGDPYVVAFRSVTLPTHPASADFTRGETLCSGFCIWPESEETSKVAYYNQATPGYLNYVTTNVAGLSSNFCATFEACEKFLLKNKDDLIVRL, from the exons ATGACACTCCACCACACAGGCAGCGGTGGCAGACAGTGGCTCTGTGGCACCCGCCACACATCCTGCCTCATTCCTGCCAGGAGACAGCTGCcggcatcctcctcctcctctgctggtCCTGCTGTAACTGGAGCgactcttctcctttccaggtGTCTCTTAAAAATGGTCAAGGAGAATCTTGTAGTCCCTGAGGAGATCTTGAGCTTCTGTTGCAATGGCCTCCAG GGCTCGACCTCTCCGCCACGTGCCTGGGagccagggaagcaggaggaggtgcCACAGGCCATGGCAAGCCCTTTACCTGCCTGCAACCCCACTGAGGTGCAGATGAGCCAGCTGGTGCTGCCCTGCCACACCAACCACCGCGGTGAGCTCAGCATCGGCCAGCTGCTCAAGTGGATCGACACAGCCGCCTGCCTTTCTG ctgaGAGACATGCCGGCTGCCCATGTGTCACGGCTTCCATGGATGATATCTATTTCGAGCATACCATTAG CCGGTCATATATAaaccctcctgggcagcaggacGGGAAGAGCGGTGTCTG tgtTGGGCAAGTTGTCAACATCAAAGCCAAAGTGAACCGAGCCTTTAACTCCAGCATGGAG GTGGGCATCCAGGTGAGATATGAAGACCTGTGCAGCGGGAAGCACTATAGCATCTGCAAGGCGTATGCCACCTTTGTGGCACAGGGCCCTTCTGGCAGCAAG GTGAAGCTGAAGCCACTGACCCCGCAGACGGAGGAGGAGAAGATTGAGTACAGCATCGCCGCTGAGCGCCGCCGCATGCGTCTTGTCCACAAGGACACCCTCAAGGACCTCCTCACCCGCAGCCCCCGTGAAACTG agctggaaacGCGGGACGGCAGTGTGGCGGTGCCGGCAGAGAAGACACGTGTAGAGAGTGTGGAGCTGGTGCTGCCCCCACACGCCAACCACCAGGGCAACACCTTTGGTGGGCAGATCATGGCCTGGATGGAGAATGTGGCCACCATCGCAGCCAG CCGGCTGTGCCATGCCCACCCCACGCTGCGGGCCATCGAGATGTTCCACTTTCGGGGACCATCGCAAGTTGGGGACCGCCTGGTGCTCAAAGCAATTGTCAACAATGCCTTCAAAAACAG CATGGAGGTGGGGGTCTGTGCCGAGGCATACGGCCAGGAGATGTCCGTCAGCCGAAGGCACATCAACAGTGCCTTCATGACCTTTGAGGTGCTGGACCAAGAAGGCCGGCCCCGCACTCTGCCGATGGTGGCACCTGAGCCGGGG GATGGAGAGAGGAGGTACAGAGAAGCCAGCGCTAGAAAAAAAATTCGGCTGGACCG AAAATACGTTGTCTCCTGCAAACAGACCGAAGTGCCACTCTCTGTGCCCTGGGACCAAAGCAACAAG GTTTATCTGAGCTACAACAACGTCTCTGCACTGAAGACGCTCGTAGCCAAAACGAACTGGGCACTCgccagagaaaaggagaag GTGCGGATGTACACACTGGAGGAGGACAAGTTCCTCTCCTTCCGCATTGAGATATCGGTCCACATTGCTGCCAGCCGAGCCTTCTTCCTGCTCTCTGACCTGCAGCGCCGGCACGAGTGGGACAGCCACTACGC GAGTGCTGAAATCGTCCAGCAAGTAGATGACGATGACATGATCTACCATGTGGTAAGCCAAACGCTCAGCTGCGAGAACAAACCACAGGACTTTGTCATCCTGGCGTCCCGACGAAAACCCTGCAGCAAGGG GGATCCCTATGTGGTGGCTTTTCGGTCAGTGACACTGCCCACCCACCCTGCCAGTGCCGACTTCACACGAGGGGAGACACTGTGCTCTGGCTTCTGCATTTGGCCGGAGTCAGAGGAAACAAGCAAG GTAGCTTACTACAACCAGGCTACACCAGGGTACCTCAACTACGTCACCACCAATGTGGCAGGACTGTCCTCCAACTTCTGTGCCACCTTTGAAGCCTGCGAGAAGTTCCTGCTGAAAAACAAGGATGACCTGATCGTACGGCTGTAG
- the ACOT11 gene encoding acyl-coenzyme A thioesterase 11 isoform X5, with protein sequence MLSFFWLRCLLKMVKENLVVPEEILSFCCNGLQGSTSPPRAWEPGKQEEVPQAMASPLPACNPTEVQMSQLVLPCHTNHRGELSIGQLLKWIDTAACLSAERHAGCPCVTASMDDIYFEHTISVGQVVNIKAKVNRAFNSSMEVGIQVRYEDLCSGKHYSICKAYATFVAQGPSGSKVKLKPLTPQTEEEKIEYSIAAERRRMRLVHKDTLKDLLTRSPRETELETRDGSVAVPAEKTRVESVELVLPPHANHQGNTFGGQIMAWMENVATIAASRLCHAHPTLRAIEMFHFRGPSQVGDRLVLKAIVNNAFKNSMEVGVCAEAYGQEMSVSRRHINSAFMTFEVLDQEGRPRTLPMVAPEPGDGERRYREASARKKIRLDRKYVVSCKQTEVPLSVPWDQSNKVYLSYNNVSALKTLVAKTNWALAREKEKVRMYTLEEDKFLSFRIEISVHIAASRAFFLLSDLQRRHEWDSHYASAEIVQQVDDDDMIYHVVSQTLSCENKPQDFVILASRRKPCSKGDPYVVAFRSVTLPTHPASADFTRGETLCSGFCIWPESEETSKVAYYNQATPGYLNYVTTNVAGLSSNFCATFEACEKFLLKNKDDLIVRL encoded by the exons ATGCTCAGCTTCTTCTGGCTGAG gtGTCTCTTAAAAATGGTCAAGGAGAATCTTGTAGTCCCTGAGGAGATCTTGAGCTTCTGTTGCAATGGCCTCCAG GGCTCGACCTCTCCGCCACGTGCCTGGGagccagggaagcaggaggaggtgcCACAGGCCATGGCAAGCCCTTTACCTGCCTGCAACCCCACTGAGGTGCAGATGAGCCAGCTGGTGCTGCCCTGCCACACCAACCACCGCGGTGAGCTCAGCATCGGCCAGCTGCTCAAGTGGATCGACACAGCCGCCTGCCTTTCTG ctgaGAGACATGCCGGCTGCCCATGTGTCACGGCTTCCATGGATGATATCTATTTCGAGCATACCATTAG tgtTGGGCAAGTTGTCAACATCAAAGCCAAAGTGAACCGAGCCTTTAACTCCAGCATGGAG GTGGGCATCCAGGTGAGATATGAAGACCTGTGCAGCGGGAAGCACTATAGCATCTGCAAGGCGTATGCCACCTTTGTGGCACAGGGCCCTTCTGGCAGCAAG GTGAAGCTGAAGCCACTGACCCCGCAGACGGAGGAGGAGAAGATTGAGTACAGCATCGCCGCTGAGCGCCGCCGCATGCGTCTTGTCCACAAGGACACCCTCAAGGACCTCCTCACCCGCAGCCCCCGTGAAACTG agctggaaacGCGGGACGGCAGTGTGGCGGTGCCGGCAGAGAAGACACGTGTAGAGAGTGTGGAGCTGGTGCTGCCCCCACACGCCAACCACCAGGGCAACACCTTTGGTGGGCAGATCATGGCCTGGATGGAGAATGTGGCCACCATCGCAGCCAG CCGGCTGTGCCATGCCCACCCCACGCTGCGGGCCATCGAGATGTTCCACTTTCGGGGACCATCGCAAGTTGGGGACCGCCTGGTGCTCAAAGCAATTGTCAACAATGCCTTCAAAAACAG CATGGAGGTGGGGGTCTGTGCCGAGGCATACGGCCAGGAGATGTCCGTCAGCCGAAGGCACATCAACAGTGCCTTCATGACCTTTGAGGTGCTGGACCAAGAAGGCCGGCCCCGCACTCTGCCGATGGTGGCACCTGAGCCGGGG GATGGAGAGAGGAGGTACAGAGAAGCCAGCGCTAGAAAAAAAATTCGGCTGGACCG AAAATACGTTGTCTCCTGCAAACAGACCGAAGTGCCACTCTCTGTGCCCTGGGACCAAAGCAACAAG GTTTATCTGAGCTACAACAACGTCTCTGCACTGAAGACGCTCGTAGCCAAAACGAACTGGGCACTCgccagagaaaaggagaag GTGCGGATGTACACACTGGAGGAGGACAAGTTCCTCTCCTTCCGCATTGAGATATCGGTCCACATTGCTGCCAGCCGAGCCTTCTTCCTGCTCTCTGACCTGCAGCGCCGGCACGAGTGGGACAGCCACTACGC GAGTGCTGAAATCGTCCAGCAAGTAGATGACGATGACATGATCTACCATGTGGTAAGCCAAACGCTCAGCTGCGAGAACAAACCACAGGACTTTGTCATCCTGGCGTCCCGACGAAAACCCTGCAGCAAGGG GGATCCCTATGTGGTGGCTTTTCGGTCAGTGACACTGCCCACCCACCCTGCCAGTGCCGACTTCACACGAGGGGAGACACTGTGCTCTGGCTTCTGCATTTGGCCGGAGTCAGAGGAAACAAGCAAG GTAGCTTACTACAACCAGGCTACACCAGGGTACCTCAACTACGTCACCACCAATGTGGCAGGACTGTCCTCCAACTTCTGTGCCACCTTTGAAGCCTGCGAGAAGTTCCTGCTGAAAAACAAGGATGACCTGATCGTACGGCTGTAG
- the ACOT11 gene encoding acyl-coenzyme A thioesterase 11 isoform X6: MASPLPACNPTEVQMSQLVLPCHTNHRGELSIGQLLKWIDTAACLSAERHAGCPCVTASMDDIYFEHTISRSYINPPGQQDGKSGVCVGQVVNIKAKVNRAFNSSMEVGIQVRYEDLCSGKHYSICKAYATFVAQGPSGSKVKLKPLTPQTEEEKIEYSIAAERRRMRLVHKDTLKDLLTRSPRETELETRDGSVAVPAEKTRVESVELVLPPHANHQGNTFGGQIMAWMENVATIAASRLCHAHPTLRAIEMFHFRGPSQVGDRLVLKAIVNNAFKNSMEVGVCAEAYGQEMSVSRRHINSAFMTFEVLDQEGRPRTLPMVAPEPGDGERRYREASARKKIRLDRKYVVSCKQTEVPLSVPWDQSNKVYLSYNNVSALKTLVAKTNWALAREKEKVRMYTLEEDKFLSFRIEISVHIAASRAFFLLSDLQRRHEWDSHYASAEIVQQVDDDDMIYHVVSQTLSCENKPQDFVILASRRKPCSKGDPYVVAFRSVTLPTHPASADFTRGETLCSGFCIWPESEETSKVAYYNQATPGYLNYVTTNVAGLSSNFCATFEACEKFLLKNKDDLIVRL, from the exons ATGGCAAGCCCTTTACCTGCCTGCAACCCCACTGAGGTGCAGATGAGCCAGCTGGTGCTGCCCTGCCACACCAACCACCGCGGTGAGCTCAGCATCGGCCAGCTGCTCAAGTGGATCGACACAGCCGCCTGCCTTTCTG ctgaGAGACATGCCGGCTGCCCATGTGTCACGGCTTCCATGGATGATATCTATTTCGAGCATACCATTAG CCGGTCATATATAaaccctcctgggcagcaggacGGGAAGAGCGGTGTCTG tgtTGGGCAAGTTGTCAACATCAAAGCCAAAGTGAACCGAGCCTTTAACTCCAGCATGGAG GTGGGCATCCAGGTGAGATATGAAGACCTGTGCAGCGGGAAGCACTATAGCATCTGCAAGGCGTATGCCACCTTTGTGGCACAGGGCCCTTCTGGCAGCAAG GTGAAGCTGAAGCCACTGACCCCGCAGACGGAGGAGGAGAAGATTGAGTACAGCATCGCCGCTGAGCGCCGCCGCATGCGTCTTGTCCACAAGGACACCCTCAAGGACCTCCTCACCCGCAGCCCCCGTGAAACTG agctggaaacGCGGGACGGCAGTGTGGCGGTGCCGGCAGAGAAGACACGTGTAGAGAGTGTGGAGCTGGTGCTGCCCCCACACGCCAACCACCAGGGCAACACCTTTGGTGGGCAGATCATGGCCTGGATGGAGAATGTGGCCACCATCGCAGCCAG CCGGCTGTGCCATGCCCACCCCACGCTGCGGGCCATCGAGATGTTCCACTTTCGGGGACCATCGCAAGTTGGGGACCGCCTGGTGCTCAAAGCAATTGTCAACAATGCCTTCAAAAACAG CATGGAGGTGGGGGTCTGTGCCGAGGCATACGGCCAGGAGATGTCCGTCAGCCGAAGGCACATCAACAGTGCCTTCATGACCTTTGAGGTGCTGGACCAAGAAGGCCGGCCCCGCACTCTGCCGATGGTGGCACCTGAGCCGGGG GATGGAGAGAGGAGGTACAGAGAAGCCAGCGCTAGAAAAAAAATTCGGCTGGACCG AAAATACGTTGTCTCCTGCAAACAGACCGAAGTGCCACTCTCTGTGCCCTGGGACCAAAGCAACAAG GTTTATCTGAGCTACAACAACGTCTCTGCACTGAAGACGCTCGTAGCCAAAACGAACTGGGCACTCgccagagaaaaggagaag GTGCGGATGTACACACTGGAGGAGGACAAGTTCCTCTCCTTCCGCATTGAGATATCGGTCCACATTGCTGCCAGCCGAGCCTTCTTCCTGCTCTCTGACCTGCAGCGCCGGCACGAGTGGGACAGCCACTACGC GAGTGCTGAAATCGTCCAGCAAGTAGATGACGATGACATGATCTACCATGTGGTAAGCCAAACGCTCAGCTGCGAGAACAAACCACAGGACTTTGTCATCCTGGCGTCCCGACGAAAACCCTGCAGCAAGGG GGATCCCTATGTGGTGGCTTTTCGGTCAGTGACACTGCCCACCCACCCTGCCAGTGCCGACTTCACACGAGGGGAGACACTGTGCTCTGGCTTCTGCATTTGGCCGGAGTCAGAGGAAACAAGCAAG GTAGCTTACTACAACCAGGCTACACCAGGGTACCTCAACTACGTCACCACCAATGTGGCAGGACTGTCCTCCAACTTCTGTGCCACCTTTGAAGCCTGCGAGAAGTTCCTGCTGAAAAACAAGGATGACCTGATCGTACGGCTGTAG
- the ACOT11 gene encoding acyl-coenzyme A thioesterase 11 isoform X4: MAGASPRCLLKMVKENLVVPEEILSFCCNGLQGSTSPPRAWEPGKQEEVPQAMASPLPACNPTEVQMSQLVLPCHTNHRGELSIGQLLKWIDTAACLSAERHAGCPCVTASMDDIYFEHTISRSYINPPGQQDGKSGVCVGQVVNIKAKVNRAFNSSMEVGIQVRYEDLCSGKHYSICKAYATFVAQGPSGSKVKLKPLTPQTEEEKIEYSIAAERRRMRLVHKDTLKDLLTRSPRETELETRDGSVAVPAEKTRVESVELVLPPHANHQGNTFGGQIMAWMENVATIAASRLCHAHPTLRAIEMFHFRGPSQVGDRLVLKAIVNNAFKNSMEVGVCAEAYGQEMSVSRRHINSAFMTFEVLDQEGRPRTLPMVAPEPGDGERRYREASARKKIRLDRKYVVSCKQTEVPLSVPWDQSNKVYLSYNNVSALKTLVAKTNWALAREKEKVRMYTLEEDKFLSFRIEISVHIAASRAFFLLSDLQRRHEWDSHYASAEIVQQVDDDDMIYHVVSQTLSCENKPQDFVILASRRKPCSKGDPYVVAFRSVTLPTHPASADFTRGETLCSGFCIWPESEETSKVAYYNQATPGYLNYVTTNVAGLSSNFCATFEACEKFLLKNKDDLIVRL, from the exons ATGGCAGGTGCCAGCCCCAG gtGTCTCTTAAAAATGGTCAAGGAGAATCTTGTAGTCCCTGAGGAGATCTTGAGCTTCTGTTGCAATGGCCTCCAG GGCTCGACCTCTCCGCCACGTGCCTGGGagccagggaagcaggaggaggtgcCACAGGCCATGGCAAGCCCTTTACCTGCCTGCAACCCCACTGAGGTGCAGATGAGCCAGCTGGTGCTGCCCTGCCACACCAACCACCGCGGTGAGCTCAGCATCGGCCAGCTGCTCAAGTGGATCGACACAGCCGCCTGCCTTTCTG ctgaGAGACATGCCGGCTGCCCATGTGTCACGGCTTCCATGGATGATATCTATTTCGAGCATACCATTAG CCGGTCATATATAaaccctcctgggcagcaggacGGGAAGAGCGGTGTCTG tgtTGGGCAAGTTGTCAACATCAAAGCCAAAGTGAACCGAGCCTTTAACTCCAGCATGGAG GTGGGCATCCAGGTGAGATATGAAGACCTGTGCAGCGGGAAGCACTATAGCATCTGCAAGGCGTATGCCACCTTTGTGGCACAGGGCCCTTCTGGCAGCAAG GTGAAGCTGAAGCCACTGACCCCGCAGACGGAGGAGGAGAAGATTGAGTACAGCATCGCCGCTGAGCGCCGCCGCATGCGTCTTGTCCACAAGGACACCCTCAAGGACCTCCTCACCCGCAGCCCCCGTGAAACTG agctggaaacGCGGGACGGCAGTGTGGCGGTGCCGGCAGAGAAGACACGTGTAGAGAGTGTGGAGCTGGTGCTGCCCCCACACGCCAACCACCAGGGCAACACCTTTGGTGGGCAGATCATGGCCTGGATGGAGAATGTGGCCACCATCGCAGCCAG CCGGCTGTGCCATGCCCACCCCACGCTGCGGGCCATCGAGATGTTCCACTTTCGGGGACCATCGCAAGTTGGGGACCGCCTGGTGCTCAAAGCAATTGTCAACAATGCCTTCAAAAACAG CATGGAGGTGGGGGTCTGTGCCGAGGCATACGGCCAGGAGATGTCCGTCAGCCGAAGGCACATCAACAGTGCCTTCATGACCTTTGAGGTGCTGGACCAAGAAGGCCGGCCCCGCACTCTGCCGATGGTGGCACCTGAGCCGGGG GATGGAGAGAGGAGGTACAGAGAAGCCAGCGCTAGAAAAAAAATTCGGCTGGACCG AAAATACGTTGTCTCCTGCAAACAGACCGAAGTGCCACTCTCTGTGCCCTGGGACCAAAGCAACAAG GTTTATCTGAGCTACAACAACGTCTCTGCACTGAAGACGCTCGTAGCCAAAACGAACTGGGCACTCgccagagaaaaggagaag GTGCGGATGTACACACTGGAGGAGGACAAGTTCCTCTCCTTCCGCATTGAGATATCGGTCCACATTGCTGCCAGCCGAGCCTTCTTCCTGCTCTCTGACCTGCAGCGCCGGCACGAGTGGGACAGCCACTACGC GAGTGCTGAAATCGTCCAGCAAGTAGATGACGATGACATGATCTACCATGTGGTAAGCCAAACGCTCAGCTGCGAGAACAAACCACAGGACTTTGTCATCCTGGCGTCCCGACGAAAACCCTGCAGCAAGGG GGATCCCTATGTGGTGGCTTTTCGGTCAGTGACACTGCCCACCCACCCTGCCAGTGCCGACTTCACACGAGGGGAGACACTGTGCTCTGGCTTCTGCATTTGGCCGGAGTCAGAGGAAACAAGCAAG GTAGCTTACTACAACCAGGCTACACCAGGGTACCTCAACTACGTCACCACCAATGTGGCAGGACTGTCCTCCAACTTCTGTGCCACCTTTGAAGCCTGCGAGAAGTTCCTGCTGAAAAACAAGGATGACCTGATCGTACGGCTGTAG
- the ACOT11 gene encoding acyl-coenzyme A thioesterase 11 isoform X3, with the protein MLSFFWLRCLLKMVKENLVVPEEILSFCCNGLQGSTSPPRAWEPGKQEEVPQAMASPLPACNPTEVQMSQLVLPCHTNHRGELSIGQLLKWIDTAACLSAERHAGCPCVTASMDDIYFEHTISRSYINPPGQQDGKSGVCVGQVVNIKAKVNRAFNSSMEVGIQVRYEDLCSGKHYSICKAYATFVAQGPSGSKVKLKPLTPQTEEEKIEYSIAAERRRMRLVHKDTLKDLLTRSPRETELETRDGSVAVPAEKTRVESVELVLPPHANHQGNTFGGQIMAWMENVATIAASRLCHAHPTLRAIEMFHFRGPSQVGDRLVLKAIVNNAFKNSMEVGVCAEAYGQEMSVSRRHINSAFMTFEVLDQEGRPRTLPMVAPEPGDGERRYREASARKKIRLDRKYVVSCKQTEVPLSVPWDQSNKVYLSYNNVSALKTLVAKTNWALAREKEKVRMYTLEEDKFLSFRIEISVHIAASRAFFLLSDLQRRHEWDSHYASAEIVQQVDDDDMIYHVVSQTLSCENKPQDFVILASRRKPCSKGDPYVVAFRSVTLPTHPASADFTRGETLCSGFCIWPESEETSKVAYYNQATPGYLNYVTTNVAGLSSNFCATFEACEKFLLKNKDDLIVRL; encoded by the exons ATGCTCAGCTTCTTCTGGCTGAG gtGTCTCTTAAAAATGGTCAAGGAGAATCTTGTAGTCCCTGAGGAGATCTTGAGCTTCTGTTGCAATGGCCTCCAG GGCTCGACCTCTCCGCCACGTGCCTGGGagccagggaagcaggaggaggtgcCACAGGCCATGGCAAGCCCTTTACCTGCCTGCAACCCCACTGAGGTGCAGATGAGCCAGCTGGTGCTGCCCTGCCACACCAACCACCGCGGTGAGCTCAGCATCGGCCAGCTGCTCAAGTGGATCGACACAGCCGCCTGCCTTTCTG ctgaGAGACATGCCGGCTGCCCATGTGTCACGGCTTCCATGGATGATATCTATTTCGAGCATACCATTAG CCGGTCATATATAaaccctcctgggcagcaggacGGGAAGAGCGGTGTCTG tgtTGGGCAAGTTGTCAACATCAAAGCCAAAGTGAACCGAGCCTTTAACTCCAGCATGGAG GTGGGCATCCAGGTGAGATATGAAGACCTGTGCAGCGGGAAGCACTATAGCATCTGCAAGGCGTATGCCACCTTTGTGGCACAGGGCCCTTCTGGCAGCAAG GTGAAGCTGAAGCCACTGACCCCGCAGACGGAGGAGGAGAAGATTGAGTACAGCATCGCCGCTGAGCGCCGCCGCATGCGTCTTGTCCACAAGGACACCCTCAAGGACCTCCTCACCCGCAGCCCCCGTGAAACTG agctggaaacGCGGGACGGCAGTGTGGCGGTGCCGGCAGAGAAGACACGTGTAGAGAGTGTGGAGCTGGTGCTGCCCCCACACGCCAACCACCAGGGCAACACCTTTGGTGGGCAGATCATGGCCTGGATGGAGAATGTGGCCACCATCGCAGCCAG CCGGCTGTGCCATGCCCACCCCACGCTGCGGGCCATCGAGATGTTCCACTTTCGGGGACCATCGCAAGTTGGGGACCGCCTGGTGCTCAAAGCAATTGTCAACAATGCCTTCAAAAACAG CATGGAGGTGGGGGTCTGTGCCGAGGCATACGGCCAGGAGATGTCCGTCAGCCGAAGGCACATCAACAGTGCCTTCATGACCTTTGAGGTGCTGGACCAAGAAGGCCGGCCCCGCACTCTGCCGATGGTGGCACCTGAGCCGGGG GATGGAGAGAGGAGGTACAGAGAAGCCAGCGCTAGAAAAAAAATTCGGCTGGACCG AAAATACGTTGTCTCCTGCAAACAGACCGAAGTGCCACTCTCTGTGCCCTGGGACCAAAGCAACAAG GTTTATCTGAGCTACAACAACGTCTCTGCACTGAAGACGCTCGTAGCCAAAACGAACTGGGCACTCgccagagaaaaggagaag GTGCGGATGTACACACTGGAGGAGGACAAGTTCCTCTCCTTCCGCATTGAGATATCGGTCCACATTGCTGCCAGCCGAGCCTTCTTCCTGCTCTCTGACCTGCAGCGCCGGCACGAGTGGGACAGCCACTACGC GAGTGCTGAAATCGTCCAGCAAGTAGATGACGATGACATGATCTACCATGTGGTAAGCCAAACGCTCAGCTGCGAGAACAAACCACAGGACTTTGTCATCCTGGCGTCCCGACGAAAACCCTGCAGCAAGGG GGATCCCTATGTGGTGGCTTTTCGGTCAGTGACACTGCCCACCCACCCTGCCAGTGCCGACTTCACACGAGGGGAGACACTGTGCTCTGGCTTCTGCATTTGGCCGGAGTCAGAGGAAACAAGCAAG GTAGCTTACTACAACCAGGCTACACCAGGGTACCTCAACTACGTCACCACCAATGTGGCAGGACTGTCCTCCAACTTCTGTGCCACCTTTGAAGCCTGCGAGAAGTTCCTGCTGAAAAACAAGGATGACCTGATCGTACGGCTGTAG